Within Limanda limanda chromosome 17, fLimLim1.1, whole genome shotgun sequence, the genomic segment GGTCCAACTGGCCCATGCAGTTCCAGCCCAGGACGGGCAGGACCCCCAGGAACACGGACAACACCCAGCTCGCCCCAATCAGGGCGAACATGCGGCCCTGCTTGTCCCCCTGGTACGGCTTCATCCTCACCATGGTCACGTGGCGCTCGATGGCGATGGCCAGCAGGCTGATGACAGAGGCGGCCAGCATGAtgaacacccccccctccctcaggaACCACAGCACTGGGGTCAGGTTCAGCGTGTTGGAGCCGGATGCTATGAGGTTCACCATGTAGGTGAAGCCGGCGAGCAGGTCGGAAAGGGTCAAGTTGCCCAGTAGGTAATACATGGGAACATGGAACTTCTTGTTCTTCCAGATGGCGATTAGCACCACGGCGTTCTCCACCACGATGAACACGCAGACCAGCAGGAAGGCGATGGCCTCGGGTTTGAGTCCCTCCTTGTACTTGTTCTCATTCAGCTTGCCTGTGTAGTTGTAGTGCTCTAAGATCACCGAGTTGCTCTGGTACTCACGGAACATCCTCAGCAGGTTTCCTGAGGACGGCGCCACCGGCATCTCAGACGACGCCACGGCAGCGTAGGCAGCATGGGTCATATCTGTCATTTCTTTAATATTTCCCACAAGTCAGCGCCTTGTTCgttcttttcttgtttcttgAATCAGATCCACAGACGGTTTCTCATATAGTCCTCAGGTTGAGCattctttcttccttctctgGATGTGAAAGTTaacaaacagactcacacagctgctgcaggggAAAGTTCCTTTTGAAGCTAGAAAATAGGATTTCCTGTGGTTTGAGAATTCTcctccttttaaaaaaaaagaagaaaatcagaCTTTTCGATGCCCGGGCTGCTCACTAGGAGGCGATGAGAGTCAGTCTGCGTGAAACCAAAGGAGAAGAAAGTTAGTGGCAGGAAACAAACACGCCAGGAAACagagaatttaaataaaagcagcaaCGGTCTCTAACAGCCAGAGAGCAAAGAGGTAATTAACACATAATTGCGATCTTATCAATTAGAATAATGAGGTGGGGGTAggggtatgggggggggggggcccgtgATAAGGGAAGTGGCGACTCCCAGAAAtaacgtttttttcttttacgaGGAAAAACGAAAAGCTGAAACATTTAAGCCTGAAAGTTTAAACTTTAAGAGTAAAACGAGGAACGTTTCAAATCGGGGTTTAAATCGAATATTTTCTTTACTCCACTGACTTGAATGTTTTCCTGCCTCTTGAGACTCAAAACAAGAAATTCACCCGCAGCTTAGTACTTATCATTCATGCGTAACTATGCGTAAATACGCATTACGCATTCCAAACCGGGAATTAAGAATTATAAAGAGTAACCAGACAGATATATGGATCAtaagaaacagagaaatgttTCAGTAAATGTGTGACTATGAAGTTTAACATCACATTCATCCATACTCGTGCGTAAAAGTCTCCCCTGGC encodes:
- the s1pr5a gene encoding sphingosine 1-phosphate receptor 5a, whose product is MTDMTHAAYAAVASSEMPVAPSSGNLLRMFREYQSNSVILEHYNYTGKLNENKYKEGLKPEAIAFLLVCVFIVVENAVVLIAIWKNKKFHVPMYYLLGNLTLSDLLAGFTYMVNLIASGSNTLNLTPVLWFLREGGVFIMLAASVISLLAIAIERHVTMVRMKPYQGDKQGRMFALIGASWVLSVFLGVLPVLGWNCMGQLDQCSTVLPLFAKSYILFCITVFSAILMSIVVLYVRIFRIVKSNTQHLASVPQRKGLYRKSQKYMALLKTVTIVLGVFIACWSPLFIFLLLDFCCPAKSCEVLFKADYFLGIAMFNSLLNPIIYTLTSKDMRKAIIRLLCRPCLLTKDGHVKKIGIPFLECSTSKTDAASQHRLEGLETTVSSGNFTPSTIKAIYPRMSKT